A window of Rhodococcus sp. SGAir0479 contains these coding sequences:
- a CDS encoding DUF3027 domain-containing protein: MDAVSVASSPESAVVRPVLARAVDRARAALEEFEEGGVGRHLGVTAEDDCAATHRFEAELPGYRGWQWAVVLAAVPDSDHVTVSELALLPGPDALVAPEWLPWDQRVRPGDLSPGDLLAPPANDPRLVPGYVATGDPEVDEVAFEVGLGRKQVMSREGRLDCAQRWHDGDFGPDSDMAKAAPSTCELCGFYLPLAGSLHAEFGVCGNEMAADGHVVTATYGCGAHSDTTLPTGAGTPRYDAFDDAAVEVVEIAARPEASAEPQDTADPQAPVDPESPLDPASDH, from the coding sequence ATGGACGCCGTGAGTGTTGCGTCGTCTCCCGAGAGCGCCGTCGTGCGCCCCGTCCTCGCTCGAGCCGTCGACCGTGCCCGCGCGGCACTGGAGGAGTTCGAGGAAGGCGGCGTGGGTCGGCACCTCGGTGTCACCGCCGAGGACGATTGCGCCGCGACCCATCGTTTCGAGGCCGAGCTGCCCGGTTACCGCGGTTGGCAGTGGGCGGTGGTCCTGGCAGCGGTGCCCGACTCCGACCACGTCACCGTCAGCGAGCTGGCGCTGCTCCCCGGCCCCGACGCCCTCGTCGCACCCGAGTGGCTGCCGTGGGACCAGCGTGTGCGTCCGGGTGACCTGTCGCCCGGCGATCTGCTGGCGCCGCCGGCGAACGACCCGCGGTTGGTGCCCGGTTACGTGGCGACCGGCGACCCCGAGGTGGACGAGGTCGCGTTCGAGGTGGGCCTCGGCCGCAAGCAGGTCATGAGCCGGGAGGGCCGCCTCGACTGCGCGCAGCGCTGGCACGACGGCGACTTCGGTCCCGACTCCGACATGGCGAAGGCGGCCCCCTCGACGTGCGAGCTGTGCGGCTTCTACCTGCCGCTCGCCGGTTCGCTGCACGCCGAGTTCGGGGTCTGCGGCAACGAGATGGCCGCCGACGGCCACGTCGTGACCGCGACCTACGGGTGCGGCGCGCATTCCGACACCACGCTGCCCACCGGGGCCGGCACGCCGCGCTACGACGCGTTCGACGACGCGGCCGTCGAGGTCGTGGAGATCGCCGCCCGACCCGAGGCGTCCGCCGAGCCGCAGGACACGGCCGACCCGCAGGCGCCGGTGGATCCCGAGTCGCCGTTGGACCCGGCATCGGATCACTGA
- a CDS encoding sacsin N-terminal ATP-binding-like domain-containing protein, with protein MTDPFDTAALREGTLLAWRSSPTRLREDAAAEADLVRAGYRDRILTELAQNAADAAAKAGVPGALRVELHGDVLRVANTGSPLDRDGVQSLVALRASGKGDGTGPSHGVGRFGVGFTAVLAVSDDIELRSTTGSLAFSARRTREELASAGLGVPAVGAPTLRLAWATDERPADGFDTEVVLRLHPDLHGAGALALLTRFAAEAVDLLLELPALVSIEIDGTVLRRTERDLGNGLTEIGIGHTTWWQYTTATARWLVPVVDGRLQAVAGDVLRAPTRSDEELSLPAVLITDVPMQPDRRRILPGELPAHVARGYAAFVAALPRDQRLDMVPLPGFARSEVDAVLREALVDELRTQPWLPAAGDDAPDLVPTRATVLTGLTRELADALADVVPDLVDPRLSGPRLAPTLAAVDVHRIGLARLAELLGGHHREPSWWYTLYDALEPLVVDGITVEELAAVPVPLADGRTVTGPRTTVTGADLGALLGEAAAALDWVRLVHPDAVHPLLTRLGAERATAGDLLGDPALRARIEDVDYDDPAAATELASVVLGLVGLAGPDARPPWLGELPLPDTDGDLVPADELLLPGAPLTDVLDEDSPFATVDPALVARVGEEPLRALGVGWGFAVLRAELPTGPEHDLDDEDAWWQTLSDDPETLIAVRDLDLVDPARWPQALSLLADDPETAAALADRAGYTAWWLRRHATVAGVPLGRLRAPDDHTFAGLLDALDHPSASALAAALAPAAVDDTALAAVLLARLADPERTVTPDVVTRTHRLLGAAAARGVLDLDALDLPPQVRSLAGTTTEPDVALVLDRPHLGAVIPPERIVLGAFETAAALADLLDLPLASTAIAADVVGAGRESAWDREPGAVLACAALGLPLPSGPVVVHDELVVRFRGAVEGDVTVPWWVDEDGRTHCRRWRGGGA; from the coding sequence CTGACCGACCCCTTCGACACCGCCGCCCTCCGCGAGGGGACGCTCCTCGCGTGGCGCAGTTCTCCCACGCGCCTGCGTGAGGACGCCGCCGCCGAGGCCGACCTGGTCCGGGCGGGGTACCGGGACCGCATCCTCACCGAGCTGGCCCAGAACGCGGCCGATGCCGCCGCGAAGGCGGGAGTGCCCGGCGCGCTGCGCGTCGAGCTGCACGGGGACGTGCTGCGCGTCGCGAACACCGGCAGTCCGCTCGACCGGGACGGGGTCCAGTCCCTGGTGGCGCTGCGGGCGTCCGGGAAGGGTGACGGGACGGGACCGTCCCACGGCGTGGGCCGATTCGGAGTGGGGTTCACCGCCGTCCTCGCCGTCAGTGACGACATCGAACTGCGTTCGACCACGGGCTCGCTGGCCTTCTCCGCCCGTCGTACCCGCGAGGAACTGGCCTCGGCCGGGCTCGGGGTGCCTGCGGTCGGCGCGCCGACGCTGCGATTGGCGTGGGCCACCGACGAGCGGCCCGCCGACGGCTTCGACACCGAGGTGGTGCTGCGCCTGCATCCCGACCTCCACGGCGCCGGCGCGCTCGCGCTGCTGACCCGGTTCGCCGCCGAGGCCGTCGACCTGCTGCTGGAACTGCCGGCACTCGTGTCGATCGAGATCGACGGAACCGTGCTGCGCCGCACCGAGCGCGATCTCGGCAACGGCCTCACGGAGATCGGCATCGGCCACACGACGTGGTGGCAGTACACGACCGCGACGGCGCGCTGGCTCGTGCCGGTGGTGGACGGGCGCCTGCAGGCGGTGGCCGGAGACGTGCTGCGCGCGCCCACCCGGTCGGACGAGGAGCTGTCGCTGCCGGCGGTGCTGATCACGGACGTCCCGATGCAGCCCGACCGGCGCCGGATCCTGCCGGGAGAACTGCCCGCGCACGTCGCACGCGGCTACGCCGCGTTCGTGGCGGCGCTGCCCCGGGACCAGCGCCTCGACATGGTGCCGCTCCCCGGGTTCGCGCGCAGCGAGGTCGACGCGGTACTGCGCGAGGCGCTCGTGGACGAGCTGCGCACACAGCCGTGGCTGCCGGCCGCCGGCGACGACGCCCCCGACCTGGTCCCGACCCGCGCCACCGTCCTGACCGGGCTGACCCGTGAGCTCGCCGACGCGCTCGCCGACGTCGTCCCCGACCTGGTGGACCCGCGGCTGTCGGGCCCGCGGCTCGCGCCGACGCTCGCGGCCGTCGACGTGCACCGGATCGGGCTGGCCCGGCTCGCGGAACTGCTCGGCGGGCACCACCGGGAGCCATCGTGGTGGTACACGCTCTACGACGCGCTCGAACCGCTCGTCGTGGACGGCATCACGGTGGAAGAGCTTGCCGCCGTGCCGGTTCCGCTGGCAGACGGGCGCACCGTCACCGGGCCGCGGACCACCGTCACGGGTGCCGACCTCGGGGCGTTGCTGGGGGAGGCCGCGGCGGCCCTCGACTGGGTACGCCTGGTGCATCCGGACGCGGTCCACCCGTTGCTCACCCGGCTGGGCGCCGAGCGTGCGACCGCGGGTGACCTGCTCGGCGACCCCGCGCTCCGGGCCCGGATCGAGGACGTCGACTACGACGATCCCGCCGCCGCGACGGAACTGGCGTCCGTCGTGCTGGGGCTCGTCGGCCTCGCGGGCCCCGACGCCCGTCCGCCGTGGCTGGGGGAGCTGCCGCTGCCCGACACGGACGGCGACCTGGTGCCGGCCGACGAGTTACTGCTGCCGGGTGCGCCGCTCACGGACGTCCTGGACGAGGACTCGCCGTTCGCCACCGTCGACCCCGCCCTGGTCGCCCGCGTCGGCGAGGAACCGCTGCGCGCACTGGGGGTGGGCTGGGGCTTCGCCGTGCTGCGGGCCGAGCTGCCGACCGGACCCGAACACGACCTCGACGACGAGGACGCGTGGTGGCAGACCCTCTCCGACGATCCCGAGACCCTGATCGCCGTTCGCGATCTCGACCTGGTCGACCCGGCGCGTTGGCCGCAGGCCCTGAGCCTGCTGGCCGACGATCCCGAGACCGCCGCCGCGCTCGCCGACCGCGCGGGGTACACCGCCTGGTGGTTGCGGCGGCACGCCACGGTCGCCGGCGTCCCGCTCGGGCGGCTGCGCGCACCCGACGATCACACCTTCGCGGGCCTGCTCGACGCCCTGGACCACCCGTCCGCGTCCGCCCTCGCGGCCGCGCTGGCCCCGGCCGCTGTCGACGACACCGCGTTGGCCGCCGTCCTGCTCGCGCGGCTGGCCGACCCCGAGCGCACGGTCACGCCCGACGTCGTGACCCGCACGCACCGACTGCTCGGTGCGGCCGCGGCACGGGGCGTGCTCGATCTCGACGCCCTCGACCTGCCGCCGCAGGTCCGCAGCCTCGCCGGCACCACGACCGAACCGGACGTCGCGCTCGTGCTCGACCGCCCGCACCTGGGGGCGGTGATTCCGCCCGAGCGGATCGTGCTGGGCGCGTTCGAGACGGCCGCCGCCCTCGCCGACCTGCTGGACCTCCCGCTCGCGTCGACCGCGATCGCCGCCGACGTGGTCGGTGCGGGCCGGGAGAGTGCGTGGGACCGGGAGCCGGGCGCCGTCCTGGCCTGCGCGGCGCTGGGACTACCGCTGCCGTCGGGTCCGGTGGTGGTGCACGACGAGCTCGTGGTCCGGTTCCGCGGCGCCGTCGAGGGTGACGTGACGGTGCCGTGGTGGGTGGACGAGGACGGCCGCACCCACTGCCGGCGGTGGCGAGGCGGCGGCGCATGA
- a CDS encoding phosphatase PAP2 family protein: protein MTVDRAVLDWMLDLRSPWLTDVATVITHSGGTVAAFLISAVVTVALLRARRTAEAVTVAGAMLSGWAVMSLLKLLFGRQRPPVPERLVDLDTYSFPSGHAMMSAILACVLGAVVVRVLAPGLRRLAVLVLLACYTVAVGMTRVYLAAHWLTDVVAGWALGVAWAGLWIWALSRRSTRIDRV from the coding sequence ATGACGGTGGACCGGGCGGTACTCGACTGGATGCTCGATCTGCGCAGCCCGTGGCTCACGGACGTCGCCACGGTGATCACCCACAGCGGCGGCACCGTCGCAGCGTTCCTGATCTCCGCGGTCGTGACGGTCGCGCTGCTGCGTGCGCGGCGGACCGCCGAAGCCGTGACCGTCGCCGGTGCGATGCTGTCGGGGTGGGCGGTGATGAGTCTGCTCAAGCTGCTGTTCGGCCGGCAGCGTCCGCCGGTACCGGAGCGGCTCGTCGATCTCGACACGTATTCGTTCCCGTCCGGGCACGCCATGATGTCCGCGATCCTCGCATGCGTGCTGGGCGCCGTGGTGGTGCGCGTGCTCGCGCCCGGATTGCGGCGCCTCGCGGTGCTGGTCCTGCTGGCGTGCTACACCGTCGCGGTCGGGATGACGCGGGTGTATCTGGCCGCGCACTGGCTCACCGACGTGGTCGCCGGCTGGGCCCTGGGAGTGGCGTGGGCGGGGCTGTGGATCTGGGCCCTCAGCCGCCGCTCGACACGCATCGATCGCGTGTGA
- a CDS encoding DUF2530 domain-containing protein yields MTEIHTTPTPVERLSDPRPVLAAGTVVWVVATVVVLLSGNRWSAALPVCYAGIGLGVLGFGLFLVQRRAARRGRRGAQRGLS; encoded by the coding sequence GTGACCGAAATCCATACCACGCCGACGCCCGTCGAGCGGCTCTCCGACCCCCGTCCCGTGCTTGCGGCGGGCACCGTCGTGTGGGTGGTGGCCACCGTCGTGGTCCTGCTGAGCGGCAACCGGTGGAGCGCCGCGCTGCCGGTCTGCTACGCCGGAATCGGCTTGGGCGTGCTGGGATTCGGATTGTTCCTCGTCCAGCGCCGGGCGGCCCGCCGTGGTCGGCGCGGTGCCCAGCGCGGACTGAGCTGA
- a CDS encoding NCS2 family permease: MAVTDKTTEPTGQSAPSRLLDTYFKITERGSTISREVRGGLVTFVAMAYIIVLNPLILGSFSADDASAKTDVLGNILPVGQVAAVTALVAGLMSIIFGIIANYPFGIAAGLGINSLLAVSIAPQVTWPEAMGLVVIDGLIIVALAATGFRTAVFNAIPSELKAAIAAGIGMFIAFLGFVDAGFVRRIPDAAGTSVPVGLGINGSIGAWPTVVFVFGVLLMGVLVVRKVRGGLLIGIVTTTVLAAVLEAVFHVGASKGVDPKGWNLSVPAVPDVIAQLPDLSLVGDFNLFGAFTRIGVLAASLLVFTLVLANFFDAMGTMTGLGKEAGLADKDGNLPGVGKALVVEGAGAIVGGGASASSNTVFVESASGIGEGARTGLANVVTGTLFLAAMFLTPLYSVVPIEAAAPALVVVGALMIGQVREIDFSKFSIALPAFLTIVTMPFTYSIANGIGVGFISYVVLAAAGGNIKKIHPLLWIVAALFVAYFAVGPITDAVT; encoded by the coding sequence ATGGCGGTTACCGACAAGACCACCGAGCCCACCGGGCAGTCGGCGCCCTCGCGGTTGCTCGACACCTACTTCAAGATCACCGAGCGGGGCTCGACCATCAGCCGGGAGGTCCGCGGCGGCCTGGTCACGTTCGTGGCCATGGCGTACATCATCGTCCTCAATCCGCTGATCCTCGGCAGCTTCTCCGCCGACGACGCCTCCGCCAAGACCGACGTGCTCGGCAACATCCTGCCGGTCGGCCAGGTCGCCGCCGTCACCGCGCTCGTCGCGGGCCTGATGAGCATCATCTTCGGCATCATCGCCAACTATCCGTTCGGCATCGCCGCCGGCCTGGGCATCAACAGTCTGCTCGCCGTGTCGATCGCCCCGCAGGTGACCTGGCCCGAGGCCATGGGTCTGGTCGTCATCGACGGCCTCATTATCGTGGCGCTGGCCGCCACCGGGTTCCGCACCGCGGTGTTCAACGCGATCCCGAGCGAGCTCAAGGCTGCGATCGCCGCCGGCATCGGCATGTTCATCGCCTTCCTCGGGTTCGTCGACGCCGGGTTCGTGCGCCGCATCCCCGACGCCGCCGGCACGTCCGTCCCGGTCGGGCTCGGCATCAACGGCTCGATCGGCGCCTGGCCGACGGTCGTGTTCGTCTTCGGCGTCCTGCTCATGGGTGTCCTCGTCGTGCGCAAGGTCCGCGGCGGTCTGCTGATCGGCATCGTCACCACCACCGTGCTGGCCGCGGTCCTCGAGGCCGTCTTCCACGTCGGTGCGTCCAAGGGTGTCGACCCCAAGGGGTGGAACCTCAGCGTGCCCGCGGTCCCGGACGTCATCGCGCAGCTGCCCGACCTGAGCCTGGTCGGCGACTTCAACCTGTTCGGCGCGTTCACCCGGATCGGTGTCCTGGCTGCCAGCCTGCTCGTGTTCACCTTGGTGCTCGCCAACTTCTTCGACGCGATGGGCACCATGACGGGCCTCGGCAAGGAGGCCGGGCTCGCCGACAAGGACGGCAACCTGCCGGGCGTCGGCAAGGCCCTCGTCGTCGAAGGTGCCGGTGCGATCGTCGGCGGTGGCGCCTCCGCGTCGTCCAACACCGTTTTCGTCGAGTCCGCCTCCGGTATCGGTGAAGGTGCCCGCACCGGCCTCGCCAACGTCGTGACCGGCACGCTGTTCCTGGCCGCGATGTTCCTCACCCCGCTGTACTCGGTGGTGCCGATCGAGGCCGCCGCCCCGGCGCTGGTCGTGGTGGGCGCGTTGATGATCGGACAGGTCCGCGAGATCGACTTCAGCAAGTTCTCGATCGCGCTGCCGGCGTTCCTCACCATCGTCACCATGCCGTTCACGTACTCGATCGCCAACGGCATCGGCGTCGGCTTCATCTCCTACGTGGTCCTCGCGGCCGCCGGCGGCAACATCAAGAAGATTCATCCGCTGCTGTGGATCGTCGCGGCACTGTTCGTCGCGTACTTCGCGGTGGGTCCCATCACTGACGCCGTTACGTGA
- a CDS encoding MarR family winged helix-turn-helix transcriptional regulator: MTSDTRALASDLSLAVVRLTRHLRGRRSEAQVSLTQLSALATLSAEGSMTPGSLAAREKVQPPSMTRVIASLADLGLVDRTPHPTDGRQIIVSLSDSGHALMESETAAREAWMTEKLSSLEDKQLETLRDAVSIITTLVEND; the protein is encoded by the coding sequence GTGACATCGGATACCCGCGCCCTGGCCAGCGATCTCTCCCTTGCGGTGGTGCGGCTGACGCGCCATCTGCGCGGGCGGAGAAGCGAGGCCCAGGTCTCGCTGACGCAGCTCTCGGCGCTGGCCACGCTGAGCGCCGAGGGCTCCATGACCCCCGGTTCGCTGGCGGCGCGTGAGAAGGTCCAGCCGCCGTCGATGACCCGCGTCATCGCGTCGCTCGCGGATCTCGGACTGGTCGATCGCACACCGCATCCCACCGACGGACGTCAGATCATCGTCTCGCTGTCGGACTCCGGTCACGCCCTGATGGAGAGTGAGACCGCGGCCCGCGAGGCGTGGATGACCGAGAAGCTGTCGAGCCTCGAGGACAAGCAGCTCGAAACGCTACGGGACGCCGTCTCCATCATCACCACGCTCGTCGAGAACGACTGA
- a CDS encoding TetR/AcrR family transcriptional regulator has protein sequence MVKRPDPERRREDIADAVLRVIRRDGIGAASVRTVADEAGMSTGSLRHFFGTQSELLLFAMELITRRVYERIARIEFSGEPRRDVRTLTEQFVPLDGDRRAEMDIWQAFVVAARTDPTLAEVRDRTDREMYEGFLRATSALGERGLLVDGADAEVEAMRLHALVDGLAAHGVNHPARVDTARIHAVLDAHFAALLGPDGNSR, from the coding sequence GTGGTGAAACGACCCGATCCCGAGCGGCGCCGCGAGGACATCGCCGACGCCGTGCTGCGCGTGATCCGGCGCGACGGCATCGGCGCGGCCAGCGTGCGGACCGTCGCCGACGAGGCCGGTATGTCCACCGGCTCGCTGCGGCACTTCTTCGGCACCCAATCCGAACTGCTGCTGTTCGCCATGGAGTTGATCACCCGGCGGGTGTACGAGCGCATCGCCCGCATCGAATTCAGCGGCGAGCCGCGGCGCGACGTGCGGACGCTGACCGAACAGTTCGTCCCGCTGGACGGCGATCGCCGCGCCGAGATGGATATCTGGCAGGCCTTCGTCGTCGCCGCGCGGACCGACCCCACGCTGGCCGAGGTGCGCGACCGGACCGATCGGGAGATGTACGAGGGGTTCCTGCGCGCCACGTCCGCGTTGGGGGAGCGCGGGCTGCTGGTGGACGGAGCGGATGCCGAGGTCGAGGCGATGCGGCTGCATGCCCTGGTCGACGGTCTGGCGGCGCACGGTGTCAACCACCCGGCCCGGGTGGACACGGCTCGCATCCATGCCGTGCTCGACGCGCATTTCGCGGCGCTGCTGGGCCCCGACGGGAACTCTCGCTAG
- a CDS encoding TrmH family RNA methyltransferase — MVHVIDIADPADPRLDDFRDLNSSDRRPDLPGGKGLVIAEGVLVVQRMLCSRFSPIGLLGVDRRLGELAGDLEDVDVPFYRTSADVMAEVVGFHLNRGVLAAAHRPPASDLEDVLREARTVAVLEGVNDHENIGSLFRNAAGLGVDAVLFGAAVADPLYRRAVRVSMGHVLRVPFAQVPDWPRGLNILRDRGFQVISLTPDPASAPLAEAMTGDRVALLLGAEGPGLTEHAMRASDVRARIPMAPGTDSLNVATAAAMAFYERIRTAP, encoded by the coding sequence GTGGTTCACGTCATCGACATCGCAGACCCCGCCGACCCCAGGCTGGACGACTTCCGAGATCTCAACTCGTCGGACCGCCGGCCCGACCTGCCCGGCGGCAAGGGTCTGGTGATCGCCGAGGGTGTCCTGGTGGTGCAGCGGATGCTCTGCTCCCGGTTCTCGCCGATCGGTCTGCTGGGCGTCGACCGCCGTCTGGGCGAACTCGCCGGCGATCTCGAGGACGTCGACGTCCCGTTCTACCGGACCTCCGCCGACGTCATGGCGGAGGTGGTCGGCTTCCATCTCAACCGGGGCGTGCTCGCCGCCGCGCACCGTCCGCCCGCGTCGGATCTCGAGGACGTCCTCCGTGAGGCCCGCACCGTCGCGGTGCTCGAGGGGGTCAACGACCACGAGAACATCGGCTCGCTGTTCCGCAACGCGGCCGGCCTGGGCGTGGACGCCGTCCTGTTCGGGGCCGCGGTGGCGGACCCGCTCTACCGTCGGGCGGTCCGGGTGTCGATGGGGCACGTGTTGCGGGTGCCGTTCGCGCAGGTCCCGGACTGGCCGCGGGGTCTGAATATACTGCGGGACAGAGGCTTCCAGGTGATTTCCCTGACTCCTGATCCGGCGTCGGCGCCCTTGGCCGAGGCGATGACCGGGGACAGGGTGGCGCTGCTGCTCGGGGCGGAGGGGCCCGGTCTCACCGAACACGCGATGCGCGCCAGCGACGTGCGAGCCCGGATCCCGATGGCGCCGGGGACCGACTCGCTCAACGTCGCCACCGCGGCCGCGATGGCGTTCTACGAGCGCATCCGCACGGCGCCGTGA
- a CDS encoding DUF2537 domain-containing protein → MSTAPPEPTPWATGLLVGAFAAVFTLVAVVAFGSALAAIHPLLAVGFNLVVVGGAAPTVWRWRRVPVWRWVVYGVGAGVISGWLVLFSGAL, encoded by the coding sequence ATGTCGACCGCGCCGCCGGAGCCGACCCCGTGGGCCACGGGTCTGCTCGTCGGGGCGTTCGCCGCCGTCTTCACCCTGGTCGCGGTGGTGGCGTTCGGATCGGCGCTGGCCGCAATCCATCCGCTGCTCGCGGTGGGGTTCAATCTGGTGGTCGTCGGGGGTGCCGCACCCACGGTGTGGCGCTGGCGCCGCGTGCCGGTGTGGCGCTGGGTGGTCTACGGCGTGGGCGCGGGAGTGATCTCCGGCTGGCTCGTCCTGTTCTCCGGCGCGCTCTGA
- a CDS encoding DUF6928 family protein has translation MPGLHASTLWYVDTTDPAAAVRGADPDVDAARRLALLLHPGLEATHLGNETLAEATKVADGEIVVGCFPGVAVVRTAEQLPPVPSSLVEHWIHPTGCRHTYLCSSSPVTRAGSWGAFAHWNGDKLERSFSATPVHIIENVGLPQVWERPFWAGEHPARPSLDVLPDPQTLPFDPGEFADAAPRAWLGDDLDPTSILLCRFAVHPAGQVPEAVLRREEQLREQARREEERRQEQLRDERFAQLRRLEDERAAAAGRAASEAAPERPRRRSLFARWFGRGD, from the coding sequence GTGCCGGGGCTCCACGCATCCACTCTCTGGTACGTCGACACCACCGACCCCGCCGCCGCGGTGCGGGGCGCGGACCCCGACGTCGACGCCGCACGCCGGCTGGCACTACTCCTCCATCCGGGCCTCGAGGCGACCCACCTCGGCAACGAGACCCTCGCCGAGGCAACGAAGGTCGCGGACGGCGAGATCGTCGTCGGCTGCTTTCCCGGTGTGGCGGTGGTCCGGACCGCCGAACAACTGCCGCCCGTCCCGTCCTCGCTGGTGGAACACTGGATCCACCCGACCGGGTGCCGTCACACCTACCTGTGCTCGTCGAGTCCGGTGACGCGGGCCGGCTCGTGGGGCGCCTTCGCGCACTGGAACGGTGACAAGCTCGAGCGATCGTTCAGTGCCACACCGGTGCACATCATCGAGAACGTCGGCCTGCCGCAGGTCTGGGAGCGCCCGTTCTGGGCGGGTGAGCACCCGGCCCGGCCGTCGCTGGACGTGCTGCCCGACCCGCAGACGTTGCCGTTCGATCCCGGGGAGTTCGCGGACGCCGCCCCGCGCGCCTGGCTCGGCGACGATCTCGATCCGACGTCGATCCTGTTGTGCCGCTTCGCCGTCCACCCCGCCGGTCAGGTACCGGAAGCGGTGCTCAGACGCGAAGAGCAACTCCGCGAGCAGGCGCGACGCGAGGAGGAGCGGCGGCAGGAGCAACTGCGCGACGAGCGATTCGCACAGCTACGCCGACTCGAGGACGAGCGCGCCGCAGCGGCCGGACGCGCGGCCTCCGAGGCCGCACCGGAGCGTCCGCGCCGACGTTCCCTGTTCGCTCGCTGGTTCGGCCGCGGGGACTGA
- the sepH gene encoding septation protein SepH → MRELRVIGLEPGGAHVVCSDPDTGEKFRIAADDKLRAASRGDIARLGQIEIETDCQMRPREIQARIRAGASVDQVAAEAGVPHAKVERFAYPVLLERSRAAEMAQAGHPLRPDGPAVNTLGEIVAQAFRARGHDIDIATWDAWKEEGGHWVAQLQWQAGRTTNTAHWRYQPDAHGGTITALDDTATQLVDPDFGRPLRGLAPVPMEGIYGPADIEQDHEHDGEPVVEADSFAFADSVIAESVEVVEAEVVDAAEQELKVAPQHSPGKDKRGKPALPSWDDVLLGVRSNGRG, encoded by the coding sequence GTGCGAGAGCTGCGAGTGATCGGACTCGAACCTGGCGGCGCGCACGTGGTGTGCTCGGACCCCGACACCGGAGAGAAGTTCCGGATCGCGGCGGACGACAAGCTCCGCGCCGCGTCCCGTGGCGACATCGCACGGCTGGGCCAGATCGAGATCGAGACGGACTGCCAGATGCGTCCGCGCGAAATCCAGGCGCGTATTCGGGCCGGCGCCTCGGTCGATCAGGTGGCTGCCGAGGCCGGTGTCCCGCACGCGAAGGTCGAACGCTTCGCGTACCCCGTTCTGCTCGAACGGTCGCGTGCCGCGGAGATGGCGCAGGCGGGCCACCCGCTGCGCCCGGACGGACCGGCCGTGAACACCCTCGGTGAGATCGTCGCGCAGGCGTTCCGCGCGCGGGGCCACGACATCGACATCGCGACGTGGGACGCCTGGAAGGAAGAGGGCGGCCACTGGGTGGCGCAGCTCCAGTGGCAGGCCGGGCGCACCACCAATACCGCCCATTGGCGCTACCAGCCGGACGCCCACGGCGGCACCATCACCGCACTCGACGACACGGCGACCCAGCTGGTGGACCCGGACTTCGGCCGGCCGTTGCGCGGTCTCGCGCCGGTCCCGATGGAGGGCATCTACGGCCCCGCCGACATCGAGCAGGATCACGAGCACGACGGCGAGCCGGTCGTGGAGGCCGACTCGTTCGCCTTCGCCGACAGCGTGATCGCGGAATCCGTCGAGGTGGTCGAGGCCGAGGTGGTCGATGCTGCCGAGCAGGAATTGAAGGTCGCCCCGCAGCACAGCCCCGGTAAGGACAAGCGCGGCAAGCCGGCGCTGCCGTCGTGGGACGACGTCCTGCTGGGCGTTCGGAGCAACGGGCGCGGCTGA